The following coding sequences lie in one Chelonia mydas isolate rCheMyd1 chromosome 6, rCheMyd1.pri.v2, whole genome shotgun sequence genomic window:
- the RHOV gene encoding rho-related GTP-binding protein RhoV: MPPQELLDYSPTLRRNSTPRGSGPQLGIKCVLVGDGAVGKTSLIISYTTNGYPDEYQPTALDTFSVQVLVDGAPVRIQLWDTAGQEDFDCLRSLCYPDTDVFLVCFSVVNPSSFQNITEKWIPEIRTHNPQAPVLLVGTQADLRDDVNVLINLDRYRGRPVPKLQAEGLAEKIRAQTYVECSALTQKNLKEVFDTAIVSAVEHKARQEKKMTAKGIKTLSKCRWKKFFCFV; encoded by the exons ATGcccccccaggagctgctggattATTCACCTACCCTGCGAAGAAACAGCACCCCAAGGGGCAGTGGCCCACAGCTGGGCATCAAATGTGTCCTGGTAGGTGACGGGGCTGTGGGCAAGACCAGCCTGATCATTAGCTACACAACAAATGGATACCCTGATGAGTACCAACCCACTGCCCTGGACACCTTCTCAG TGCAGGTTCTGGTGGATGGAGCCCCAGTTCGGATCCAGCTCTGGGACACAGCTGGACAG GAGGACTTTGATTGCCTCCGATCACTTTGTTACCCTGACACTGATGTCTTCCTTGTCTGCTTCAGTGTGGTGAACCCCAGCTCCTTCCAAAACATTACTGAGAAATGGATCCCTGAGATACGGACTCACAACCCCCAGGCGCCAGTGCTCCTGGTGGGGACGCAGGCTGACCTGCGGGATGATGTCAATGTCCTCATCAACCTGGACCGCTACCGTGGGAGGCCTGTGCCCAAGCTTCAGGCTGAAGGCCTGGCAGAGAAAATCCGGGCACAGACCTACGTGGAGTGCTCAGCACTGACCCAAAAGAACCTGAAAGAAGTATTTGACACAGCCATTGTCAGTGCAGTGGAGCACAAAGCCCGGCAGGAAAAGAAGATGACAGCCAAAGGGATCAAAACCCTCTCCAAGTGTCGTTGGAAGAAGTTCTTCTGCTTTGTCTGA